GAAGTAGCGAAGGAAAGACTTGAAAATAATAAGACCGGGCAGGGAACTATATTTCTTAAAGCATATCACAAGGGCGGCAATATAGTTATTGAAATTGGAGATGACGGCCGTGGTTTGAACAGAGAAAAAATCATATCAAAGGCTCTTCAAAGCGGCCTGCTTAAAGAGGGAGAAAAACTTACTGACTTAGAGATAGATAATCTCATATTTCATCCGGGTTTTTCGACTGCCGATAAGATTACGGAGATTTCAGGAAGAGGTGTCGGTACAGATGTTGTAAAAAGCAAAGTAGAAAAACTAAGAGGAAGAGTTGAAGTCCGGTCTAATTCCGGTAAAGGTGCAACGTTTTTTATTCGCCTGCCTCTAACTCTGGCCATAGTCGACGGGATGATTGTCAGAGTAGCAAATGAACGTTTTATTATCCCGACATTAAATATTCAGGAATCATTTCGGCCCCAGAAAGAAGAATTTTTTACAGTAAGGGGTGAGGAAGAAATTATAAAAGTAAGAAATAATTTAATTCCTCTGGTCAGACTTGACCGTTTGCTTGGGCTAAAAACAAAAAGCGCTTCCGAAGAAACAGAAATGCAACCATGGGAAAAACTTGTTGTTGTTGTTGAAAATCAGGAGAAAAAGAAATGTCTGCTGGTGGACGAACTTATTGGCAGGGAAGAGGTTGTTATCAAAAGTATGGGCGGGTGGCTTAAAGACATCAAAGGAATAGCCGGTTCTGTTATTATGGGTGATGGCAGGGTCGGGCTTATTCTTGATATAGGAAGTATATTTCAGATGGTATCGAGGGAATCATGATGAATATTGTTGTCGGCGTCGGTGATATGAAAGTAAGCAATGATCCTGATGCAGTGCTGGTTACATACGCTCTGGGTTCATGCATAGGGATCGGAATATATGACCCTGTTGCAAAAGTTGGAGGAGTGCTTCACTATATGTTGCCCGACTCCGAAATTGATCTGGTGAAAGCGGCTAAGAATCCTTTTATGTTCGGCAATACCGGCATACCCCTTCTTTTTAAAGAAACATATAAATATGGAGCCTCAAAAAACCGTCTTAAAGTTCTTGTATTAGGCGGAGCACAGATTCTTGATCAAAACGGGCTTTTTAATATAGGAAAACGTAACCATACTGTTCTTAGAAAGATGTTCTGGAAAAATAATATAATAGTAGATTTTGAAGAGGTGGGAGGCACTGTAAACAGAACTATTAAGCTTGAAATAAAAACCGGCGAAGCCATTATGAAGATATCCGGTACAGAGGTGAGAAGAATACCATGGATTTAGAAAAAATTATAAAAGAAATCGGCTCGCTAAGTCCTGTTTCCTCTACAGGAACTAAAATTATGGAAATAATTTCCGATCCTAACAGTTCTTTGGGGGAGATCGTAGATATTATCCAATACGATCAAAGTATGACCGCCAATCTGTTGAGGGTATGCAATTCATCTTTTTTTGCTTTGAGGGAAAAAGTTGCATCAGTGCGACAGGCAGTTGCCTATTTGGGAATGAATAATATAGCCAATATAATTATAATGGGAAATTTTTCAAAAAACTTCCAGTCATCCCAGGAGGGTTACGGTTTGGATGAAGGCGAATTGTGGAAGTATTCGGTTTCTTCTGCCCTGATAGCCCAAGATTTGGCGGAAAAACGGAATTTAAAAAACATTCCCCGCCTGTTTACATCTGCATTGTTGAAAGATATTGGAAAAGTAGTATTAAACAATCATGTTAAAGATGTATTTCAACAAATCGAATTAAAAGTGCATGAAGATGGTCTGTCTTTTTTGGAAGCGGAAAAAGAAATTCTTGGGATTGATCATGCTGAGTTAGGCGCTATGGTTGCTAAAAAATGGAATTTTACTCCGGAAATGGTGTATATTATCAGAAATCATCATAATCCAATAAATATTCTGATAGAAGATAGTCTTTCAATTCCGATTATTTATCTGTCCGACTCAATATGTATGATGATAGGAATCGGCGGAGGAGCTGACGGACTTGCTTACAGGTATTATCAGGAAGTTATTGACAGGCTAAACTTTACTGAAGTTGAGTTGCAAAAAACCATCGCCGCTTTCTGGGAAAAAACCAAAGCTGTTGAGGAGATGGTTACTTTGTCAGGAGGGCGTTGAAAATGGCATTTAATGTTCTGATTGTTGACGATTCTTCGTCAATGCGGGCAGTTATAAAAAAGGTTATTAAAGTTTCCGGCTTTAATGTAGGCAATTATTTCGAGGCTGGAGACGGCATTGAAGCCTTAAAAGGACTTGAAACCGATTGGATAGATATTGTGTTAAGCGACATAAATATGCCGAATATGGACGGCCTGTCGTTTTTATCCGAAATGAAAAAAAATGAGCTATTCAAATCGATTCCGGTTGTAATGATTACAACTGAAGGAAGTGAAGAAAAAATCCAGGAATCGATTAGGTTGGGAGCAAGCGGCTATATTAAAAAACCGTTTTCTCCGGCGGATATAAAAAATACTCTTAGCGGATTATTGGAAGAGGAGGTCTCTGATGGCAGAGGAATTGATGAAAGCGATGAAGAAGGCGATTTCTGAAGTAATGGATAAAATGTTTTTTATGCCTGTCCAGGTCAATGAGAAATCGGGAGCTTTAAGCGATTGGTTTACATGCGAAGAGCCTATAGTTGGCGCTACTCTGGATTTTACCGGCCCCAAGATGGGGTTTTCATATTTTCTTATACCGGCAGGGTTCGCCAAAGAAATATCAGCGAATTTTTTAGGATCTTCAGAAGATAGTATAAGCGATAAACAAGAACAGGATACATTAAAAGAGGCTTTAAACATGATAGTCGGTTTTATGTTCTCACAACTTGAAAATGGCTTCAAGATTGGTATTCCGCAATATATAAAGGAAAGCGACTTTATAGCCAGACATTTTGAAGGCGATTATAACGTCTCTTTTTCTATTGAAACTAACAATAATTTTATTGCAGCCGGCCTTATAATAAATTCGCCCTGAAAACAAAGGGATTTATCCTATGGGAAAACCAATAAAAGTACTGATTGTAGATGATTCGGCTGTGGTTAGAAAAGTTTTTTCGGAAGAACTTTCGAAAGAAACTGATATAGAAGTTGTAGGTACAGCTCCTGATCCTTATGTGGCAAGGGATAAAATTGTAAAATTGAATCCGGATGTTGTTACATTAGATATTGAAATGCCCCGAATGGACGGACTTAGTTTCCTGAAAAAGCTGATGCGCTATTATCCGCTTCCGGTAATAATCGTAAGCTCGCTGACTCCAAAAGGCGGGAAGATGGCTTTGGAGGCTTTATCTCTCGGAGCTTTAGAAGTAATTTCAAAACCCTCCGGTGCTTATTCTGTGGGAGAAATGAGCATTCAGCTGATTGACAAAATCAGGGCTGTGGCCGGAATCAAGGTAAATCCGCCCAAGCTTGACAGTAACGATAATAATATACAACCTAAAAAAGCAACTAAAGCTCTCACCGAAACAACCAACAAGATTGTTGCTATCGGTGCGTCAACAGGCGGAACGGAAGCATTAAAGGTTGTTTTGACGTCAATGCCTCCTAATGCACCTGGGATTCTTGTTGTACAACATATGCCGGCAAACTTTACCACTTCTTTTGCCGAAAGGCTAAACGAACTTAGCGCTATCACCGTAAAGGAAGCCTCTGACGGTGATTCATTGGTTAACGGGATCGCACTGATTGCACCCGGGAATTTTCATATGCTGCTTAAAAAAAGCGGTGCAAGATATTATGTTCAGGTTAAACAAGGCCCGCTGGTTCATCATCAGAGACCGGCCGTAGATGTTTTGTTTTATTCGGTAGCAGAATATGCGGGAAGCAATGCAGCCGGAGTAATTCTGACAGGTATGGGTCATGATGGCGCAAAAGGATTACTACAGATGCGTGAAGCCGGAGCACGAACCATTGCGCAGGACGAAAACAGCTGTGTTATTTTCGGGATGCCCAAGGAAGCTATCAAATTAGGTGCCGCAGAAAAAGTGGTTCCCTTAAAAGATATTAGAAAAACAGTGTTGAATATGATTATCGGAGAAAAATAGTATAGTGAAAGAGAGGATAACTGCATGACGAAACATCTGGAAGAAAAAATTCACAAGATTATTGACGGAAAGCTTTCGGCTGAAGAAACAACACAAATCATAGGGTTTATCTCTCATTTGACTGGAAGCAGTATAAATGAAGATGAGCAATTTTTTCAAAATATTGCATATGGAATGAGTGGTGCAATAAAAGATCTGGCTTTGCTTATTATTGATTTCAGGAAGGATTTAAGATCTAAAATTGACCCTGGATTGACTGATATGACGACAAAATATATTCCGGAGGCATCTGATCAGCTTGAAGGAATTATTGATACTACCGAAAAGGCTGCTAACAAGATTATGGATAATCTTGAGTTGCTTCAGGAGCAAACAGCACAAATGGAAAAAATTATCAAATCCTTAAAATCCGGCAAACTCAAAGTGCCGGCGGATGAAGCTAAATCAACTGATGTACAAATCGATACGCAAACTATCGAGAAGCTGAGTCCTCTTTTTAATTATATGGAATCAAGTATTAAGAACTATGATACATTGACAACAGATATCTTCGTTCATATGAGTTTTCAGGATTTGACCGGTCAGCGGATTAAAAAGATCATGATTCTTGTAAAACAGATGGAGGAAAAACTGAAAAACATGCTTGTTTGTTTTGGAATAAAGCTTTCTACAAAAGAGAGAAATCCGGATATTTCGAATGAAGACCTACAAAAAGTCGTAGACGACAAAGTTTTTGAACTGGCTGGCCCGC
The Pseudomonadota bacterium genome window above contains:
- a CDS encoding chemotaxis protein CheD; protein product: MNIVVGVGDMKVSNDPDAVLVTYALGSCIGIGIYDPVAKVGGVLHYMLPDSEIDLVKAAKNPFMFGNTGIPLLFKETYKYGASKNRLKVLVLGGAQILDQNGLFNIGKRNHTVLRKMFWKNNIIVDFEEVGGTVNRTIKLEIKTGEAIMKISGTEVRRIPWI
- a CDS encoding HDOD domain-containing protein translates to MDLEKIIKEIGSLSPVSSTGTKIMEIISDPNSSLGEIVDIIQYDQSMTANLLRVCNSSFFALREKVASVRQAVAYLGMNNIANIIIMGNFSKNFQSSQEGYGLDEGELWKYSVSSALIAQDLAEKRNLKNIPRLFTSALLKDIGKVVLNNHVKDVFQQIELKVHEDGLSFLEAEKEILGIDHAELGAMVAKKWNFTPEMVYIIRNHHNPINILIEDSLSIPIIYLSDSICMMIGIGGGADGLAYRYYQEVIDRLNFTEVELQKTIAAFWEKTKAVEEMVTLSGGR
- a CDS encoding response regulator, translated to MAFNVLIVDDSSSMRAVIKKVIKVSGFNVGNYFEAGDGIEALKGLETDWIDIVLSDINMPNMDGLSFLSEMKKNELFKSIPVVMITTEGSEEKIQESIRLGASGYIKKPFSPADIKNTLSGLLEEEVSDGRGIDESDEEGDF
- a CDS encoding chemotaxis protein CheX, encoding MAEELMKAMKKAISEVMDKMFFMPVQVNEKSGALSDWFTCEEPIVGATLDFTGPKMGFSYFLIPAGFAKEISANFLGSSEDSISDKQEQDTLKEALNMIVGFMFSQLENGFKIGIPQYIKESDFIARHFEGDYNVSFSIETNNNFIAAGLIINSP
- a CDS encoding chemotaxis response regulator protein-glutamate methylesterase produces the protein MGKPIKVLIVDDSAVVRKVFSEELSKETDIEVVGTAPDPYVARDKIVKLNPDVVTLDIEMPRMDGLSFLKKLMRYYPLPVIIVSSLTPKGGKMALEALSLGALEVISKPSGAYSVGEMSIQLIDKIRAVAGIKVNPPKLDSNDNNIQPKKATKALTETTNKIVAIGASTGGTEALKVVLTSMPPNAPGILVVQHMPANFTTSFAERLNELSAITVKEASDGDSLVNGIALIAPGNFHMLLKKSGARYYVQVKQGPLVHHQRPAVDVLFYSVAEYAGSNAAGVILTGMGHDGAKGLLQMREAGARTIAQDENSCVIFGMPKEAIKLGAAEKVVPLKDIRKTVLNMIIGEK
- a CDS encoding protein phosphatase CheZ is translated as MTKHLEEKIHKIIDGKLSAEETTQIIGFISHLTGSSINEDEQFFQNIAYGMSGAIKDLALLIIDFRKDLRSKIDPGLTDMTTKYIPEASDQLEGIIDTTEKAANKIMDNLELLQEQTAQMEKIIKSLKSGKLKVPADEAKSTDVQIDTQTIEKLSPLFNYMESSIKNYDTLTTDIFVHMSFQDLTGQRIKKIMILVKQMEEKLKNMLVCFGIKLSTKERNPDISNEDLQKVVDDKVFELAGPQKEGNGLVQTDIDDILANI